A single region of the Brachypodium distachyon strain Bd21 chromosome 3, Brachypodium_distachyon_v3.0, whole genome shotgun sequence genome encodes:
- the LOC100841339 gene encoding auxin-responsive protein IAA25 isoform X2 — MELQLPLHPPTRHKAMRRSSSAAPSLKQEQVDASNLQEGVLGSLELRLGISSDNGLSGGGGATSTGPWLGVGVHPWSLAARQDKAALEQAQQRPNECPPAQREDRPQLVGWPPVRTFRKNLCTPRSASSDDLSKVEPCSEQEEDHGNTGVSGGHERPAMFVKVNLEGYAVGRKINLAAHSGYASLSAALQSMFHGFLSDGYGRIATRDDEEDQLGMMIKNYILLYEDNEGDRMLVGDVPWEMFIASVKRLYIAHDPRADH; from the exons ATGGAGCTCCAATTGCCGCTGCATCCCCCCACAAGACACAAG GCCATGAGGAGGAGCTCTTCAGCTGCACCTAGCCTGAAACAGGAGCAGGTAGATGCTAGCAATCTTCAGGAAGGTGTCCtgggcagccttgagcttagGCTTGGCATCTCTTCAGACAATGGTCtgagtggtggtggtggtgctacTAGTACTGGTCCATGGCTTGGTGTTGGAGTGCACCCATGGAGCCTGGCTGCCAGGCAAGACAAGGCAGCCCTGGAGCAAGCTCAGCAGAGGCCTAATGAGTGTCCTCCCGCCCAAAG AGAAGATCGCCCTCAGCTGGTCGGGTGGCCACCAGTGCGCACGTTCCGCAAGAACCTGTGCACCCCAAGATCTGCATCTTCTGACGACCTGAGCAAAGTGGAACCCTGCTctgaacaagaagaagaccaTGGAAACACTGGAGTTTCAGGAGGACATGAGAGGCCAGCCATGTTTGTGAAGGTGAACCTGGAAGGCTATGCCGTCGGGAGGAAGATCAACCTGGCGGCGCACTCCGGCTACGCATCGCTGTCTGCAGCACTGCAGAGCATGTTCCATGGCTTCCTGTCAG ATGGATATGGGAGGATTGCCACCagagatgatgaagaagatcaGCTGGGCATGATGATCAAGAACTACATCCTTCTGTACGAGGACAACGAGGGCGACCGCATGCTCGTCGGCGACGTCCCGTGGGA GATGTTCATCGCATCGGTGAAGAGGCTGTACATAGCTCATGACCCTAGAGCTGATCACTGA
- the LOC100841339 gene encoding auxin-responsive protein IAA25 isoform X3 — MRRSSSAAPSLKQEQVDASNLQEGVLGSLELRLGISSDNGLSGGGGATSTGPWLGVGVHPWSLAARQDKAALEQAQQRPNECPPAQREDRPQLVGWPPVRTFRKNLCTPRSASSDDLSKVEPCSEQEEDHGNTGVSGGHERPAMFVKVNLEGYAVGRKINLAAHSGYASLSAALQSMFHGFLSDGYGRIATRDDEEDQLGMMIKNYILLYEDNEGDRMLVGDVPWEMFIASVKRLYIAHDPRADH, encoded by the exons ATGAGGAGGAGCTCTTCAGCTGCACCTAGCCTGAAACAGGAGCAGGTAGATGCTAGCAATCTTCAGGAAGGTGTCCtgggcagccttgagcttagGCTTGGCATCTCTTCAGACAATGGTCtgagtggtggtggtggtgctacTAGTACTGGTCCATGGCTTGGTGTTGGAGTGCACCCATGGAGCCTGGCTGCCAGGCAAGACAAGGCAGCCCTGGAGCAAGCTCAGCAGAGGCCTAATGAGTGTCCTCCCGCCCAAAG AGAAGATCGCCCTCAGCTGGTCGGGTGGCCACCAGTGCGCACGTTCCGCAAGAACCTGTGCACCCCAAGATCTGCATCTTCTGACGACCTGAGCAAAGTGGAACCCTGCTctgaacaagaagaagaccaTGGAAACACTGGAGTTTCAGGAGGACATGAGAGGCCAGCCATGTTTGTGAAGGTGAACCTGGAAGGCTATGCCGTCGGGAGGAAGATCAACCTGGCGGCGCACTCCGGCTACGCATCGCTGTCTGCAGCACTGCAGAGCATGTTCCATGGCTTCCTGTCAG ATGGATATGGGAGGATTGCCACCagagatgatgaagaagatcaGCTGGGCATGATGATCAAGAACTACATCCTTCTGTACGAGGACAACGAGGGCGACCGCATGCTCGTCGGCGACGTCCCGTGGGA GATGTTCATCGCATCGGTGAAGAGGCTGTACATAGCTCATGACCCTAGAGCTGATCACTGA
- the LOC100841339 gene encoding auxin-responsive protein IAA25 isoform X1, with protein MQFPEWFFMEPSHWAGSNSIIWAKGISEKICCKSTMREQGGNESKVQEEQTHFQEKDRSGLRFQMELQLPLHPPTRHKAMRRSSSAAPSLKQEQVDASNLQEGVLGSLELRLGISSDNGLSGGGGATSTGPWLGVGVHPWSLAARQDKAALEQAQQRPNECPPAQREDRPQLVGWPPVRTFRKNLCTPRSASSDDLSKVEPCSEQEEDHGNTGVSGGHERPAMFVKVNLEGYAVGRKINLAAHSGYASLSAALQSMFHGFLSDGYGRIATRDDEEDQLGMMIKNYILLYEDNEGDRMLVGDVPWEMFIASVKRLYIAHDPRADH; from the exons ATGCAGTTCCCTGAATGGTTCTTCATGGAACCCAGTCATTGGGCAGGAAGCAACTCTATTATCTGGGCCAAGGGCATCAGTGAGAAGATCTGCTGCAAGAGTACTATGCGAG AGCAAGGGGGGAATGAAAGCAAAGTCCAGGAGGAGCAAACTCACTTTCAGGAAAAAGACCGAAGTGGACTGAGGTTTCAGATGGAGCTCCAATTGCCGCTGCATCCCCCCACAAGACACAAG GCCATGAGGAGGAGCTCTTCAGCTGCACCTAGCCTGAAACAGGAGCAGGTAGATGCTAGCAATCTTCAGGAAGGTGTCCtgggcagccttgagcttagGCTTGGCATCTCTTCAGACAATGGTCtgagtggtggtggtggtgctacTAGTACTGGTCCATGGCTTGGTGTTGGAGTGCACCCATGGAGCCTGGCTGCCAGGCAAGACAAGGCAGCCCTGGAGCAAGCTCAGCAGAGGCCTAATGAGTGTCCTCCCGCCCAAAG AGAAGATCGCCCTCAGCTGGTCGGGTGGCCACCAGTGCGCACGTTCCGCAAGAACCTGTGCACCCCAAGATCTGCATCTTCTGACGACCTGAGCAAAGTGGAACCCTGCTctgaacaagaagaagaccaTGGAAACACTGGAGTTTCAGGAGGACATGAGAGGCCAGCCATGTTTGTGAAGGTGAACCTGGAAGGCTATGCCGTCGGGAGGAAGATCAACCTGGCGGCGCACTCCGGCTACGCATCGCTGTCTGCAGCACTGCAGAGCATGTTCCATGGCTTCCTGTCAG ATGGATATGGGAGGATTGCCACCagagatgatgaagaagatcaGCTGGGCATGATGATCAAGAACTACATCCTTCTGTACGAGGACAACGAGGGCGACCGCATGCTCGTCGGCGACGTCCCGTGGGA GATGTTCATCGCATCGGTGAAGAGGCTGTACATAGCTCATGACCCTAGAGCTGATCACTGA